In the Drosophila teissieri strain GT53w chromosome 3R, Prin_Dtei_1.1, whole genome shotgun sequence genome, GCCGCTGTCCCTGTACTCCGAGAAGGTAGCTACCAACTGGTTACTGGCCTGAGCTGGTTATTTATCGGCTGCTGTCTTTCGTTCGTAGGTTGTCTCCATGTTCCGCGGCTGCAAGACGGAGGATATGCCGCCCCACGTCTATTCACTGGCCCAGACCGCCTACAGGAGCCTGGTTGAGACGCGGCGCGACCAGAGCTTGATATTCATGGGCCGATCTGGTTCTGGCAAATCCACTAGCTTCAAGCATGCACTCAACTACCTGGCGTTGGCAGCTGGTATGCGTTTCCACCGTCTTATTGTCGTGGCTGCTCCTACTCGCActcgagttgcagttgcatttgttgtttgttttccttttggccgtAGGCTGCGGCCTGCTGGCTGGCCCAGTTTGGGCGGTGCCACACCAAAATCCAATCTGCGTTCGATTGGCTCATTTGCATTGTTGGCCAAGAAATGCAGCTGCAATTAGACAAGCCTCAAATTCGGTTCCATTGTTAGATATATCACCAAAAAAGGCGAATAGtctaatgaaaatgtaaattggCAAGCTAcatattattgatttttattttgattggaGCTAGATAATTCTAGTTTCAACAAAAAATTCGGCTTAATCGACTTAAacatttctattttatttagtaatttgcatatcttatttaaacataaaatgttGAATAATAATTCAAACCTGTTTTGTTAACGATAGTTTTAGAAAAAAAGCCGCAGCTTTTCCCTTTTACTTATTAATTCGGCTTTTATGAATTCATTCGGAACtgaaataacaacaaaagatATTGGACGCTTTTGCACAAATgagaattttgttttgttatattCAATTCAAAAGCTATTTGTTCTTAAAAACCTATTTTTGTTTAGGTGCCtacaataattttataaaCGCGGAGAAGGTGAATGCCCTCTGCACCATTCTGGAGGCTTTTGGAAATACGAAAACTTGCCTAAACTCGAATGCCACGCGGATGACGCAGCTGTTAAGCCTGGATTTCGATCAAACCGGCCAGATTGCATCTGCTTCATTGCAAgtaagtttttctttaatacATACAATCAAGTGGTTTAAATGCCTGGTTTCTTGCATAGGTTCTCCTCCCAGAGAGACAAAGAGCTGGCCGACGATTGAGCCATGAGCATAGTTTCCACATCATGACGCGACTCTTGGCTGGCGCCGCTGGTTTGCTACAGAAGGAGCTGCACCTGGAGAACATTACCTCCGAGGACAGCCATCCTTTTATATCGTTATCCCAAAAGCTGGAGGACCGGCATCGAGCTGCCAATGACTTTATGCGCACTGTCCAGGCCTTTGAGACGCTAAACATTGATGCAAAGGCGGTACGTGGAATCTGGAGCATTCTGGCGGCCATTTACCATCTTGGAATTGCGGGTGTCACGAAAGTGGGAACTGGATCAACAGCCCGAACTCAGTTTGCCAATCCCACGGCTGCTCGAAAGGCCTCGGGTCTGTTGGGCGTGAATCTAGAGGATCTGTCATCAGCTGCCTTTGGTCTCACACAACCAAATGCCCCCAATGGTGGTCTCAGTCCCTCGAAATCGCCCACCTCGGACACTGGACACGAATGGGCCTGGGAATGTCTCGAGGCGTTGGTCATTGGTCTATACTCGGAGGCTTTGGCCGCAGTGGTGGCTTTGATCAATCGTCAGATCTGCACATCGGCCCACACCATTGCCTCAATTATGCTAATTGACACGCCCGGCTTCCAAAATCCAGCCAGCTGTGGCCAGCAAGTGGGTGCTACTCTAGCGGATCTGCGTCACAACTATCTACAGGAGCGTCTGCAGATGCTCTTCCATCACACCACACTAGTGGCTCCCCGCGATCGCTACGCCCAGGAGCTGGTGGAAATCGAGATGGACCAGGCGTCGGAGTGTCATCCGGGACCGTTGATCTCGCTAATCGACAAGGCACCCCAGAACCATGTAGTGCGCTCGTCCCAGCGGGATTTGCGAGACCATGATCGTCGAGGCCTGTTGTGGTAAGTTCAGTATActcaaaattttaatttcaaaattcacGGCAACCATTTATGTTCCAGGCTACTGGATGAGGAAGCCATCTATCCAAACTTCAACGACGATACATTCCTTGAGCGTTTGTTCTCCCACTACGGTGACCGGGAACATCACAACCTGCTGCGGAAATGCTCCGGGCCGCGACAATTTGTACTCCACCATCTGCAAGGCACCAATCCTGTGCTCTACGCTGTCGATGGTTGGGTGCGGCATAGCCGGGAGCACCCGGGTATTCGGAATGCTGTATCCCTGCTACAGGACAGCAGTCGGGAGGAGATCAACCGCTTGTATATCGGCTCACTGACCCGGGGATCAGGAGCGATGGTGTTTTGTGGCTCCTTTGCTGGTCTAGAAGGCACTCAGTCACTTCGTCGTGTGTCCAGTATTCGCCGCTCTTTCACAACGGCCGGAGTGAAGCGAAACTCCATCATGCTGCAGGTGAAGTTTACCGTGGATGGAATTATCGACACATTGCGCCGCACTGGAACTCACTTTGTGCACTGCTATCTGCTGCAACATAACGCTGGCAAACACACCAAGTACACCGCCAATGGGTCGCCCAGCTCAGCTGCCGGGCAGGCCTCCAGTGAGGAGGAAATGGTCAACGTGCCACTGTTAAGGAGTCAGGTGCGCCAAAGCTCAGTTTTATAATTgataaatcatatttaattttcttaattttcttTATCGCCCAGCTACGTGGCTCACAAGTCCTAGAAGCGGCTCGCTTGCATCGCCTTGGTTTTCCCGAATCAGTGCCATTATTGGAGTTTATCAGGCGTTTCGGTCTTTTGGCCGGGGATTTGGCCAGCAATAAGGATGTGAGCGTGGAGCAAATATTAGCTGTTAATGAACTGGATGTAGCCAGCTATCGCATTGGACCTAGTCAGGTGAGTTCTCTAAATATTATACTCTTTATTTGCATTAAGCATTTGCTTAGAACTTTCTACAAAGCAAAAGCTTAACATAGAATAGCATACACCAAACGACGCCCCAAAGCgcgcatatttaattaacgGCCCCaataaaaatggttaaaaaaacccaaatgtcaaaaatcaattatgtgcaacttttattttctttatataattaaatattgtagTTTCTAATTGCGTCAGCAGTTAGTCCAACAGGTTTTcgtaaatgtatattaaatatatttcatctCAATTGCTGATTTTTGTGGAATTGGCTGTCGATGAACCAGTTTGACCGATGCCTTTCTGCCTTCTCCCCCCTCTATGTTGGCTTTCCATACCACGTTCCCATAAGATTAATTACTCGCAGTCGAAGGCAACTAACATCTAATTGTTTTTACTCATGCGTACTTAGGTTGCTTAATCCGAAGAGTTGACATTGACTCAACACGTTCAATAGTTCATGAAAATTAAGAAgggcaaataataaaaggcTGCGTTTAATTACCTCCATAAACCTGCGGACTGATCCACTTTATTAAAGAAATACCGAATGATTAATTAAGAGTTAAATAATGTTTGCCTAATTCGAATTCTTTGGGAGGATAGATTCTTGGCTTAGTCTAGacttaaatacaaaaaaaaatcactttttgGTCTGTAGCACTCTTGGCGTGCTCCGATCTAGATCTAGCCAAATGGGCGTCGGTTTGCCGTCTCCCGAACAGTGGACGGCCGGGGTCTTTTAACGTGAACCAGCCCATCGCCGGAGCCGTACGGAGACTGGGGCTTCGTGCTCAGATAAAAGATACCTCTTTTGGGGACCGCCGGCTCACCGCCCATGAACTCGTTGCCGGTGCATGTTTGGACTGCATATTTTCCGCTGCCTCCAACGTTGCAGTTGCAGGTGGCCGAGAGCACCGATTTCGCCGAGCTGCAGCGCAAGGCGGCAAATGATTTCGGATGACGGACTGACTCGGCAAAGTAGAACATGGCCGCAAAGTGGTCGCAGACAAAATCGAACTCCGTGGCCGTGGCGTTGGGACAATGTGGCTGCCCGAGGCCCCAGTTGGCGAAGAAGGAGGCATGACTGAGCTTGGTACTCGGATTGCCGAGGAGCGTTAGATCCGTGTGAATTGACTCCACATACAAGGCATCGTTGACATCCAGCCTGTCTTCGGGTCCCAGGCTGAGTTGAGTGAGACCAGCGGGATCCAGGGCGAAAATGGCACCCAAGCGCTGCGGCCTTAACAGCTTGCCAGTCAATCCAGAGATGTGACTCCCGGCGCTGTGGCCAATCAAATAGATTTGCTCGTAGGGAACTCCTGTGTTGTCATGGAGAAACCTCAGCAACTTGGCCACATTGCCAGCTATCGATGGAAGCTGCTTTGACACACGTGGGTAGCTGATGTCCAACGCCTGGCGACTCCAGTCCAGAATTATGACGTTGTAATTGCCCCGGGATAGGTAGGCATCCTTGATGGCGGCATTCGAGCAGGTGACACTCTTTCCCGCCCAGCCATGAATGGAAACCCTAAGAAATAAGACACGCAACAATCAATGGAGCTCTGGCAGTTAAAGACCacttaataattataaaaattcaaaCTGGGCAGTTGATTTGGAACGACACATTCTGATAGGATAAATATACTTGGTCAAATCGAGTGTCTTTTCTGCACTTACCTAACTGGCCATTTGGGATTGAAATGCGAGTTCCTTAGCATGGTCAGATCACCTGGTCGCAGTAATTGACGCTCCTCGGGATTAAGCGGAGTATAAAGATCGTACCGCAGCAGCTTCGTTTGCGAGGGACGAGGCCTTCCGAGGATAAGGCCAGCCTCAGTGGTAATCATGTCCTGGATCACATTCGAAATGGACAACTCGCACTTGCCGGGAGCGTAGGCGAAGTAGTCAACAGACGCATCCACTGAAAGAACAGACGATCCAAAAGCTGCACATCGAACATAAAGATCGGATGGGTGCGATCAGCACTTACTTCCCACTGCGCCAAGGAGCAGCATCCACGTCCACAGCGACCAGCGtaataaatgcatttccgTTAACGATCCCATAAACCGAactggccaaagccaaaaacgcGATGACAATTCACGACCAGGCGTCAATTAAGATTCACGAATCACTTAAGTGCGAATTAAAATGTTCTGTTGTTTCTCGAAATTCTGCCACAATTCGCGATCCAAATTTTATCACTCACTCGCGGTGCTCACTAAAAGAACGTGAAATTTCTGAGCCTGGCAGAGCAGATCTGAACGGGCGAACCTGTCGTACACCTCCGAATCGCTACAAGCCTCGAACCGAAGTATTGCTAAATTCTAAACGGAGGCTTGGTTAAATAAAGCCCGCTGCGTTCTGTCTCTGCCGCCGGCGACCGGCAAGGGCGGACCACCAACTGCGGGAGCAGCGGCAGtcgcagcagccgccgcagcagcggcagcagagCGGTCACTGTCATGATGAACGACCACTAACTGGTTGGAACGGCGGGCTGGTCAGCGCCGCTACCAGTGCAGTCAAGCTATCgttgttgcggctgttgcAGTGGCAGAAAGCCGCTGGTTTTGTGGCTAAGTGCAGGCAAACACTCCACGGCGTGTCAATAATGGGATGCTTGAGAACAGAACACGCAGCTCAAGGGGGATCGATGCTACTCCTAACCGCCTTTTCAGTCATAGACAGTGACAGATAGTGGGTCAATAGGCTTTCACCGAGCACTGTGATATTCATgagttattaatttatgcattgaTTAAGAGTGACTGTGCGAGCATAATATAATCGACACGCATATCTTTAACTGATTTACGGTTTCGGGTCGATAACGCCATCACCAGTTGGTTGATCTCTGTCAGTGGCCTGCTTATATAAGTTGGCCGAGatatcattaatattaattggaAAATGATCACACTCTGAGTAAATAAATTGATCGGTCGTTTCGCAAGGGATTGTGCATTACAACATGTTTGTTAAATAATTGCACACTAGTAATCGAAATAATATAGAAATGCATTTGAACCTGCCATCTCACTTAATggctaataatttatttaatttagcaATTATtagttaattattaaataaatcaaagctAGAACTCAAAGTAGATAACTTGCTTGCTGTACGCTATTCAGATCACAttccaattaataaaatgaggTTGGTAAACCGAATACCTGGGCGTGGAGTCGTTGATCCCACTTAGAACTCTACACTTCCGCACTTTTCACCTGCCCCACACGAAATGCGGCCGAGATTTTGGGGACTTGGCCAAAAGATCCCAAGTGGGTTAGGGTTCAGCTCTGTTTTGCCAAGCATTTAGCAGGTGTTAAGTTGGGTTTACGACTTGCCTTGCTCGTGCTCTTCCTCTTCTCCGAATTTTTGGCTAAAACTCATTCATGCTCATGTTAACATTTATATAGATTTCTTTAGAGATCGTTAAACCCGTGCGTGGCGTTGCCGTTGTCGTGTGTGCTGATCTCGCGCCGACTTGTTACAAAAAGTTTATTGACAGGATTTACGTTTTAAGGCAAACACATAATGTGTGCTTATTGTTATTTCCATTATctaaaacgaaacgaaactcCATACAACGCAACGCATCGCAACGGAATCCGTTGGCATTGTACCGTGTATTTGTCCAACAAATTGGCTGTTACTTTCAATCTAATCGAGAAGTTGCCTTGGAATTCGATGGCTGCCATTTGTCAGTCAGCAGATATTGAAACGTTTTCCAACTGCAGTCTCCTGTAATTGCTGATGGCATGCGAACCATCACCGCCTCGTCAGGATCCTTTCATTATCTTGGACTTACCctgcaattattatattaaatgggCACCTCTCAATCATCGCGATCCCTTTCTAGGTGGGTCCACCACAGCAGCGTTCACTTTTTGAGGAAACCTCAAACTGGTTACTCACTCATCTCCACTTTGGAGCCTATCGAAGTAAGCATGACATTGCCAAATGACCACATGTTTGATTTGTATTCAGCCTCTTTCACCAGCTATGTAGGCATTTTCTTAGGCTTCTAGTTTCAAATGGGAATTGATTAaagcatttgaataatttatgcttgaaatgaaatgaaacttcGATGCTGGTGAGGTTGCTTCCCTAAGAACTCGTAAGCTTAAACTAGAATTTCGCGAAGtttttttatagatttatttcgcaaatggaatattttaaattcgcAGTTTAGATGTTCGTTAAGTGATTTATTATCGGTATATAATAAAAGAGCttgatattatttttagctCATCCTTTTTGCTAGatagtttattatattttaactaATTCTACTTTACCATAGCCTACCTGGCTCTAAAGTCCTATCCCCCGGTGTCTTGTCTTTCTGGGAAGATATCGGTTACGTGCAACATCTTTGGATTCACTCGGCTGCCCGCTTGAGTTTTGTATTTCCTGTTCTCAGCGGTGCAACTGTGAATCGAACTGTGCTTTCGACTGGTCAGTGGATGTCGGTGCCCAGTGGCCAGTGAAGTGATCGTAATAAAGCCACTTTGACGTCACTTGCAGCGATTCCAGTTTGCTCGTCTTCCCCAGCGACTCTTTCTCCTCTCGCCGATGACGCTGGTTACTTTCACGGTCAAGTTCATCTCGGCATTGTTGCCTGTCTCGGGGTATAGAATTCCCCAGATGTAATCTCTGCGCCTGGGAGGTGGGCTCCAGATGGACAGGGCTGCGCTGCGATTCAGTTGATGTCTGCGAATGGAAATCGCCTGAGCTCCCGAGAGCTCGTCGAGATGTGGTCGGATAAAAGCGCAGTTTGTTCGCCGTGGAGTGGCAACGCGAGTGCCGCCGCATCATTTCGCAAGAGTGCTCAAATCCTGAACCTATTTTGTGGCGAGGGGCAGGAGAATTTGGTGGGGCCGCAGCCAATCCTGGGACTGCTCACCATCGGCTGTGCCATCGCTTGCGTCCGCCTTGTACGTACGGGAAAGTGTCCaaatccgagtccgagtccgagtccgaatcCAATACCGATTCCCCCGATTATGATTACGAACACACGCACGGCGGCGTTGTCGCCTCGCCGACTTtcaccaaaaataaaagaaagaaaataaagaaaaaacggcaagcaaaacaaaaatcgaaaatgacGTTGCAACCTGCATTCGCCTCACTGGCAAACCACATTTGACCAGTGcacattaaaatttttttctttctttttaaacCAAAGTGAAATTTCCAACGTTCGCTTTCATTAGAAATGGGGAGTGGTTCGtggctgatggctgatggctTTCTGCCCGCCGAACATGATTATGCAACGCGATTGTGGCGGGTTCTGTCAACGCCACAGAGGGGAGATTGGGGGAAATACCTTTTAAATTAGCTCTCCCGTTCGGATGGatgggaaaatataaaataaagccCAAACCAAACGCAATCGAGACACGAAAACTTCATTAACGCCTCCCCTTGGAAGGGGCGCGGCTTGTTTTTTAGCCTTAATCTACAAGCCCCCTGACGAGCCCTGCctgcatatatgcatacatatgtaaactagtttttaattatgaaacAATAACCAGGAAGCTGCGAGAGATGCGTTTCGAACGGACCGCAGACCGTGTAATCCCATCGACATT is a window encoding:
- the LOC122622246 gene encoding lipase member H; its protein translation is MGSLTEMHLLRWSLWTWMLLLGAVGMDASVDYFAYAPGKCELSISNVIQDMITTEAGLILGRPRPSQTKLLRYDLYTPLNPEERQLLRPGDLTMLRNSHFNPKWPVRVSIHGWAGKSVTCSNAAIKDAYLSRGNYNVIILDWSRQALDISYPRVSKQLPSIAGNVAKLLRFLHDNTGVPYEQIYLIGHSAGSHISGLTGKLLRPQRLGAIFALDPAGLTQLSLGPEDRLDVNDALYVESIHTDLTLLGNPSTKLSHASFFANWGLGQPHCPNATATEFDFVCDHFAAMFYFAESVRHPKSFAALRCSSAKSVLSATCNCNVGGSGKYAVQTCTGNEFMGGEPAVPKRGIFYLSTKPQSPYGSGDGLVHVKRPRPSTVRETANRRPFG